The Papaver somniferum cultivar HN1 chromosome 3, ASM357369v1, whole genome shotgun sequence genome includes a region encoding these proteins:
- the LOC113356940 gene encoding V-type proton ATPase subunit B 2: MGIPLNDMEEGSLEIGMEYRTVSGVAGPLVILEKVKGPKYQEIVNIRLGDGTTRRGQVLEVDGEKAVVQVFEGTSGIDNKYTTVQFTGEVLKTPVSQDMLGRIFNGSGKPIDNGPPILPEAYLDISGSSINPSERTYPEEMIQTGISTIDVMNSIARGQKIPLFSAAGLPHNEIAAQICRQAGLVKRLEKTENLLEDGEEDNFAIVFAAMGVNMETAQFFKRDFEENGSMERVTLFLNLANDPTIERIITPRIALTTAEYLAYECGKHVLVILTDMSSYADALREVSAAREEVPGRRGYPGYMYTDLATIYERAGRIEGRKGSITQIPILTMPNDDITHPTPDLTGYITEGQIYIDRQLHNRQIYPPINVLPSLSRLMKSAIGEGMTRRDHSDVSNQLYANYAIGKDVQAMKAVVGEEALSSEDLLYLEFLDKFERKFVAQGAYDTRNIFQSLDLAWTLLRIFPRELLHRIPAKTLDAYYSREASN; the protein is encoded by the exons ATGGGTATTCCATTAAATGACATGGAGGAGGGATCTCTGGAAATTGGAATGG AGTACAGAACTGTTTCTGGAGTTGCAGGACCACTTGTTATCTTAGAGAAAGTGAAG GGTCCCAAATATCAGGAAATTGTGAATATTCGATTAGGTGATGGAACAACTCGACGTGGTCAAGTTCTGGAAGTCGATGGAGAAAAGGCCGTAGTGCAG GTCTTCGAAGGGACATCAGGGATTGACAACAAGTACACAACTGTGCAGTTCACCGGAGAG GTATTGAAAACTCCCGTCTCGCAAGATATGCTTGGACGAATTTTTAACGGATCGGGGAAACCAATTGACAATGGCCCTCCCATTCTTCCCGAGGCATACTTGGATATTTCTG GAAGTTCTATTAATCCTAGTGAGAGAACCTATCCTGAAGAAATGATCCAGACGGGGATTTCAACTATCGACGTCATGAACTCCATTGCTCGAGGACAGAAGATCCCTCTTTTTTCTGCCGCTGGTCTTCCTCATAATGAAATTGCTGCTCAGATCTGTCGTCAGGCAGGGCTAGTCAAGCGGTTAGAGAAGACTGAGAATCTTTTGGAG GATGGCGAAGAGGACAACTTTGCCATTGTTTTTGCTGCTATGGGAGTAAACATGGAAACCGCACAATTTTTCAaaagggattttgaggaaaacgGATCCATGGAGAGAGTGACCCTTTTCCTTAACCTG GCTAATGACCCCACCATTGAACGAATCATTACTCCCCGAATTGCTCTTACTACTGCAGAATATCTAGCTTATGAATGTGGCAAGCATGTTCTGGTTATTTTGACGGATATGAGTTCTTACGCAGATGCACTTCGTGAG GTCTCCGCTGCTCGAGAGGAAGTACCTGGTAGACGTGGATATCCTGGGTATATGTATACCGATTTGGCGACAATCTATGAGCGTGCTGGGCGTATTGAAGGACGAAAGGGTTCCATAACACAAATCCCAATTCTAACAATGCCCAACGATG ATATTACACATCCTACTCCTGATCTTACTGGTTACATTACTGAGGGACAGATATACATTGATAGACAGCTTCACAATCGACAG ATATACCCACCGATCAACGTGCTTCCATCACTCTCACGATTGATGAAG AGTGCTATTGGAGAAGGAATGACTCGTAGGGATCATTCTGATGTCTCCAACCAG CTATATGCAAATTATGCCATTGGAAAGGATGTGCAAGCAATGAAAGCCGTGGTTGGAGAAGAAGCACTTTCATCGGAAGATCTG CTCTATCTCGAGTTCTTGGACAAATTCGAAAGGAAGTTTGTGGCCCAAGGAGCTTACGATACTCGAAACATTTTCCAGTCGCTTGATTTGGCATGGACACTGCTACGTATCTTCCCCCGTGAACTTCTTCACCGTATCCCAGCAAAAACACTGGATGCATACTACAGTCGAGAGGCATCTAATTAA